One Firmicutes bacterium CAG:345 genomic region harbors:
- a CDS encoding large-conductance mechanosensitive channel (product inferred by homology to UniProt) translates to MKKFFQDFKKFATRGNVVDMAVGVIIGSAFTAIVNSLVKDILMPLIVWLFPVQDLSNLCIVLRPESVEGAGDALTWNYGNFIMAVINFLIVAFVLFIVLRSIMNARGFVADKYPFIDKKEEKQLRKEGKTKEEMKAINDERKAAKEKEEALKKAQEEAESEKGLLKRAVELLEQIEKK, encoded by the coding sequence ATGAAAAAGTTTTTTCAAGATTTTAAAAAGTTTGCAACACGTGGAAATGTTGTAGATATGGCAGTTGGTGTAATTATTGGTTCAGCTTTTACTGCTATTGTTAATTCCTTAGTTAAGGATATTCTTATGCCATTAATTGTTTGGCTTTTCCCAGTTCAAGATTTATCCAATTTATGTATTGTTTTAAGACCAGAATCTGTAGAAGGTGCTGGTGATGCATTAACTTGGAATTATGGTAATTTCATAATGGCAGTTATCAATTTCTTAATCGTTGCCTTTGTATTATTTATTGTTCTAAGATCTATCATGAATGCTCGTGGTTTTGTAGCTGATAAGTATCCTTTCATTGATAAAAAAGAAGAAAAACAACTTAGAAAAGAAGGCAAAACAAAAGAAGAAATGAAAGCTATCAACGATGAAAGAAAAGCTGCCAAAGAAAAAGAAGAAGCATTGAAGAAAGCTCAAGAAGAAGCTGAAAGTGAAAAAGGCTTGTTAAAAAGAGCTGTTGAACTTCTTGAACAAATTGAAAAGAAATAA
- a CDS encoding aminoglycoside phosphotransferase (product inferred by homology to UniProt), with translation MAEKELLKVRPNKKIYREDDKLIKLFDHNIVKKSEVLKEAYSHALVEETGLSVPKLLYVNNEGEDWAIATEYINGNTIETLMKNDPDNKKKYIDKLVELQMAMSKISCSDLKKLRDKMNDRISHSGLEATVRYELHVRLDSLPRHNKLCHGDFNPSNVLVDENGKYYILDWAHATQGNASADAATTYIQFLLTGDKASAEYYLKAFCKKTDTALQYVQKWMPIVAAALSVKASPEDRAALLKMVNVVEYE, from the coding sequence ATGGCAGAAAAAGAGTTATTAAAAGTTCGTCCTAATAAAAAAATATATCGTGAAGACGATAAATTGATTAAATTATTTGATCATAATATTGTCAAAAAATCTGAAGTACTTAAAGAAGCTTATTCTCATGCTTTAGTTGAAGAAACTGGCTTATCTGTTCCGAAATTATTATATGTAAATAATGAAGGTGAAGATTGGGCAATTGCTACGGAATACATCAATGGAAATACAATTGAAACATTGATGAAAAATGATCCGGATAATAAGAAAAAATATATTGATAAACTTGTAGAACTTCAAATGGCTATGTCTAAAATATCTTGCTCAGATTTGAAAAAATTACGTGACAAGATGAATGATAGAATATCACATAGTGGCTTAGAAGCTACTGTAAGATATGAGCTTCATGTTCGTTTAGATTCTCTTCCACGTCACAATAAGTTGTGCCATGGCGACTTTAATCCATCAAATGTTCTTGTCGATGAAAATGGAAAATATTATATCTTAGACTGGGCACATGCAACACAAGGAAATGCATCAGCAGATGCAGCAACAACTTATATTCAATTCCTTTTAACAGGCGATAAGGCTTCAGCTGAATATTATTTGAAAGCTTTCTGCAAAAAAACAGATACAGCATTACAATATGTTCAAAAATGGATGCCAATCGTTGCTGCAGCATTATCTGTTAAAGCATCACCAGAAGATCGTGCAGCTTTACTAAAAATGGTTAACGTTGTCGAATACGAATAA
- a CDS encoding iron-containing alcohol dehydrogenase (product inferred by homology to UniProt): MKENTIVKDEESLIDLLNRVKAAQKEFSTFSQEKVDEIFYRAALAANAQRIPLAKMAVEETGMGIVEDKVIKNHFAAEYIYNHYKNVKTCDEIERNDDMGFIKVAEPIGVLAAIVPTTNPTSTAIFKALIALKTRNGLIFSPHPRAKKCTIAAAKIVLDAAVKAGAPEDIIGWIDEPSIQLSNMLMTSCDCILATGGPGMVKAAYSSGKPAIGVGPGNTPIIVDSTANIELAASSVIQSKCFDNGMICASEQSVIVLSDIYSAFKAELIKRGAYFLSKADTKKVGETIIINGSVNAKIVGQRPVTIAKMAGVEIPEASRIMVGEVERVELSEPFAHEKLSPVLAMYKAKTFEEAVDKAEKLVTDGGYGHTSGIYVDEIVGKEKIDVLSKRMKTCRILVNTPAAQGGIGDLYNFMLNPSLTLGCGSWGGNSVSENVTIKHLLNIKVVAERRNNMLWLRLPEKVYFKPGCLHEALTELGTEYHRKRVFIVTDSFLYQSGFTKRITKILDEQGIEHMTFFQVAPDPTLACAKLGASQMADFKPDAIIAIGGGSPMDAAKIMWVLYEHPEIDFRDMALDFMDIRKRVYKFPHMGSKAMLVAIPTTAGTGSEVTPFAIITDQDDGTKYPVTDYELLPDMAIIDSDLMLNIPRGLTKASGIDALVHSIEAIASIMSSPYTDAMANEAIKLIFKYLPRAYKNGASDPEAREGMANAATIAGISFANAFLGICHSMGHKLGSYHHIPHGIAVSLVLENVMKFNACDAPTKMGTFPQYDHPVSLHRYAEAARGIGITGKNDEEIFNKFLEAIHQLKVECDIPLTIQEFGVPEDQFLQSLDQMSEDAFNDQCTAANPRYPLISEIKELYLKSYYGK; the protein is encoded by the coding sequence ATGAAAGAAAATACTATTGTTAAAGATGAAGAAAGCTTGATTGATCTTCTTAATAGAGTTAAAGCTGCTCAAAAAGAATTTTCAACCTTTTCCCAGGAAAAAGTTGATGAAATTTTCTATCGTGCTGCTTTAGCAGCTAATGCTCAACGTATTCCTCTTGCTAAAATGGCAGTTGAAGAAACTGGAATGGGTATTGTTGAAGACAAAGTAATCAAGAATCATTTTGCTGCTGAATATATCTATAATCATTACAAGAATGTAAAGACTTGTGATGAAATCGAAAGAAACGATGATATGGGATTTATTAAAGTTGCTGAACCTATTGGCGTTCTTGCTGCTATCGTTCCAACTACTAATCCTACATCTACTGCTATCTTTAAGGCTTTAATTGCTTTAAAGACTCGTAATGGTTTAATTTTCTCACCACATCCACGTGCTAAAAAATGTACTATTGCTGCTGCTAAAATTGTTTTAGATGCAGCTGTTAAAGCTGGTGCTCCAGAAGATATTATCGGCTGGATTGATGAACCATCTATTCAATTGTCAAATATGCTTATGACTTCCTGTGATTGCATTCTAGCTACTGGTGGTCCAGGCATGGTTAAAGCTGCTTATAGTTCAGGTAAACCTGCAATTGGTGTTGGTCCTGGTAATACTCCTATTATTGTTGATTCTACAGCAAATATTGAACTTGCTGCTAGTAGTGTTATACAGTCTAAATGCTTTGATAATGGTATGATTTGTGCTTCTGAACAAAGTGTTATTGTCTTATCAGATATCTATTCTGCATTTAAAGCTGAACTCATTAAACGTGGAGCATATTTCTTATCTAAAGCTGATACTAAGAAAGTTGGCGAAACTATTATTATCAATGGTTCTGTCAATGCAAAAATTGTTGGTCAAAGACCAGTTACTATTGCAAAGATGGCAGGTGTAGAAATTCCTGAAGCAAGCCGTATTATGGTTGGTGAAGTAGAAAGGGTTGAACTTTCCGAACCATTTGCTCATGAAAAATTATCTCCAGTTTTAGCTATGTATAAGGCTAAAACATTTGAAGAAGCTGTTGATAAAGCTGAAAAATTAGTAACTGATGGTGGTTATGGCCATACTTCTGGTATTTATGTTGATGAAATCGTTGGAAAGGAAAAAATTGATGTTCTTTCTAAACGTATGAAGACATGCCGTATTTTAGTTAATACTCCTGCTGCTCAAGGTGGTATTGGTGACTTATATAACTTCATGTTAAATCCTAGCTTGACATTAGGCTGTGGTTCTTGGGGTGGTAACTCAGTTTCTGAAAATGTCACTATTAAACACTTATTAAATATTAAGGTTGTAGCTGAAAGGAGAAATAATATGTTGTGGTTACGACTTCCTGAAAAAGTTTATTTTAAACCAGGTTGCTTACATGAAGCTTTAACAGAACTTGGAACTGAATATCATCGCAAAAGAGTCTTTATAGTTACAGACTCCTTCTTATATCAAAGCGGATTTACAAAGAGAATCACAAAGATTTTGGATGAACAAGGAATTGAACATATGACATTCTTCCAAGTTGCTCCAGATCCAACATTAGCCTGCGCTAAATTAGGTGCTAGTCAAATGGCTGACTTTAAACCAGATGCTATCATAGCTATCGGTGGTGGTTCACCAATGGATGCTGCAAAAATTATGTGGGTTTTATATGAACATCCTGAAATTGACTTCAGAGATATGGCTCTTGATTTCATGGATATTCGTAAAAGAGTTTATAAATTCCCACACATGGGAAGCAAAGCGATGTTAGTTGCAATTCCAACAACCGCAGGTACTGGCTCTGAAGTTACTCCTTTCGCAATCATTACTGATCAAGATGATGGTACAAAATATCCAGTAACGGATTATGAATTATTACCAGATATGGCAATTATCGATTCAGATTTAATGTTAAATATTCCAAGAGGATTAACAAAAGCTTCTGGTATTGATGCTCTTGTTCACTCTATTGAAGCTATTGCTTCTATTATGAGTTCTCCATATACCGATGCAATGGCTAATGAAGCTATCAAATTGATTTTCAAATATTTACCACGTGCCTATAAGAATGGTGCTTCTGATCCAGAAGCTCGTGAAGGTATGGCAAATGCAGCTACAATCGCTGGTATTTCATTTGCAAATGCTTTCTTGGGAATTTGCCACTCTATGGGACATAAACTTGGTTCTTATCATCATATTCCTCATGGCATTGCTGTTAGCTTAGTCCTTGAAAATGTTATGAAGTTTAACGCTTGTGATGCACCTACAAAAATGGGTACTTTCCCACAATATGATCATCCAGTTTCTTTACATAGATATGCTGAAGCTGCCCGTGGTATTGGCATTACTGGTAAGAATGATGAAGAGATATTTAATAAATTCCTTGAAGCTATTCATCAACTTAAAGTTGAATGTGATATTCCATTGACAATTCAAGAATTTGGTGTACCAGAAGATCAATTCCTTCAATCTTTAGATCAAATGAGTGAAGATGCCTTCAACGATCAATGTACAGCTGCTAACCCACGTTATCCTTTAATTTCTGAAATTAAAGAATTGTACTTAAAGTCCTATTATGGTAAATAA
- a CDS encoding papain family cysteine protease (product inferred by homology to UniProt), which produces MKKLFSFFLIVPFIGYLFNNIQHSKNEISNINDIPISYDARLLNEVTPVRDQGDTNLCWAYSSINAIETSLLHNKTIDDNSALILSPTSLAYHRFKRNSDPLGNTNGDYQEINYLQSSGSPSYCATLLSQWCGPVNVSTPANQDAFLSNEFRFEESIHIKTDDLNLQDSIKKIKEAIIEYGAVTFSYYNARETYYYNPKVDKLDGVSHAVTIIGWDDNIKADSFVPGAATQDGAWLIKNSYSSLPYFYLSYDNTSSNIFAFKLANLRKYDFNYFYDSSLDDGLSFSINAKTASNIYQAKKGDADNDEYINAINIGIQGLNSTVKVEIYTDVQDTSDPRSGIKKLEQEQIFEDEGYRLLKLNTPVKINKNSFYSVIVSISNEENNAIILVSPGSGMSYKYNGNYWTKLGGYISYVARIKAFTSLVNNEKIDINNAEVNMENDNFIYSSAPIIPKIFLFFKNELLEENKDYELTYLNNINAGKATILVKGIDEYYGEKIIYFDIEKKDKPDCPINNIIISNNEKFLKDISLPNNYIWKNPDSLIQNKAIIIYIGKDKDNYFDNEFEISIIKQISSSNSSLPSTSSSTNIISSSTSFISSSNSISSSFTQPNDTSSSLSSSNLSISSNSQSSTSTSSQQNTSPSIDSKKLIIILISGIISITAIFSIVIIITFKKGK; this is translated from the coding sequence ATGAAAAAGTTATTTTCTTTTTTTCTCATTGTCCCATTTATAGGATATCTATTTAATAATATTCAACATTCTAAAAATGAAATTTCAAATATTAATGATATTCCAATTTCTTATGATGCACGTTTATTAAATGAAGTTACACCTGTTCGAGATCAAGGTGATACAAATTTGTGTTGGGCTTATTCTTCTATCAATGCTATCGAAACTTCTTTGCTCCATAATAAAACAATTGATGATAACTCCGCATTAATATTAAGCCCTACTTCCCTTGCTTATCATCGTTTTAAAAGAAATTCTGATCCTTTAGGAAATACTAATGGTGATTATCAAGAAATTAATTACCTTCAATCTTCAGGCTCACCGAGCTATTGTGCAACACTTCTTTCACAATGGTGTGGTCCTGTAAATGTTTCAACTCCAGCTAATCAAGATGCTTTTTTATCAAACGAATTTAGATTCGAAGAAAGTATACATATAAAAACAGATGATTTAAATCTTCAGGATTCAATAAAGAAAATTAAAGAAGCTATAATTGAATACGGAGCCGTTACTTTTTCTTACTATAATGCTCGTGAAACGTATTACTATAATCCTAAAGTAGATAAGCTCGATGGAGTAAGCCATGCTGTAACTATTATAGGATGGGATGATAACATTAAAGCCGATTCATTTGTACCAGGAGCAGCAACTCAAGATGGTGCTTGGCTTATTAAGAATAGTTATTCTTCTCTTCCTTATTTTTATCTATCATACGATAATACCAGTTCTAATATTTTCGCTTTTAAATTAGCTAATTTAAGAAAATATGATTTCAATTATTTTTATGATTCAAGTCTTGATGATGGACTTAGTTTTTCTATAAACGCAAAAACAGCTAGCAATATTTATCAAGCGAAAAAAGGTGATGCCGATAATGATGAATATATTAATGCTATTAATATTGGCATTCAAGGTCTTAATTCAACTGTAAAGGTTGAAATTTATACTGATGTCCAAGATACTTCAGATCCACGAAGTGGAATAAAAAAACTTGAACAAGAACAGATATTTGAAGACGAAGGTTATAGACTCCTTAAATTAAATACTCCTGTAAAAATAAATAAAAACAGTTTTTATAGCGTTATAGTTTCTATATCAAATGAAGAAAATAATGCAATTATCCTAGTATCTCCAGGATCTGGCATGTCATATAAATATAATGGAAATTATTGGACAAAATTAGGTGGTTATATATCCTATGTTGCTAGAATTAAAGCATTTACTTCATTAGTAAATAATGAAAAAATAGATATAAATAATGCTGAAGTTAATATGGAAAATGATAATTTCATCTATTCTTCTGCACCTATTATCCCCAAAATTTTTCTTTTCTTTAAAAACGAATTATTAGAAGAAAATAAAGATTATGAATTAACTTATTTAAACAACATCAATGCTGGCAAAGCTACTATATTAGTCAAAGGTATCGATGAATATTACGGAGAAAAAATAATCTACTTCGATATCGAAAAAAAAGACAAACCCGATTGTCCTATTAATAATATAATTATCTCTAACAACGAAAAATTTTTAAAGGATATTTCATTGCCAAATAATTATATTTGGAAAAATCCTGATTCTTTAATTCAAAATAAAGCTATTATTATTTATATCGGTAAAGATAAGGATAATTATTTTGATAATGAATTTGAAATATCTATAATAAAACAAATTTCTTCATCAAACAGTTCTCTTCCAAGCACTTCTTCAAGCACAAATATAATATCAAGTTCAACTTCATTTATTTCTTCATCAAATAGTATTAGCTCTTCTTTTACTCAACCAAATGATACATCATCTAGTCTATCTTCTTCTAATTTGTCTATTAGTTCAAATAGTCAATCATCAACATCTACATCATCACAACAAAATACATCACCTAGCATAGATAGTAAAAAACTAATTATTATTTTAATTTCTGGAATTATATCAATTACTGCTATTTTTTCCATTGTAATAATCATCACATTTAAAAAGGGCAAATAG
- a CDS encoding dHH subfamily 1 protein (product inferred by homology to UniProt) yields the protein MNKLLKKSCLVNAVINLIELLGIGIVLFFAKWLYPDFEYYYFVFMGICILFLIIQGIFFITYNNKVRILKKRTDQKIADILGNDIQEAYYFGEIGILITDESNTIIWGSDFLEDRNISYIDQKITDAFPALRQYILYPEKEENISVKVSCQNYIYEVKIIRELNLYIFKDVTKYESLLEYSDSQYPVIGQLVIDNYSDVNSDDISDMIASIRKMIVSYFTEKQVLIRSLKEDTYLLVCSKKNYQEMYKDKFSIVDKVRNAYEDGYTLSLGIAYGFPDYSRLMELASSALDVALSRGGDQVVISPFSQNLEFIGGKTESRVSRNRVKLRTISQSLTALISKASNILIMGHTNADFDAIGACLGIHAMAKAMNVDARIIFEEQFIEKKAKRAVRNLFKDQQEFSNIFVTFKKASEFYTEDTLVIIVDCNNPKILLYPDIIEPRTRVAIIDHHRRSENFLPNVIFNSIDTSASSSCELITEYIAYNHQKIELDPRYATMMLCGILLDTNHYRLHISSATYEASSFLKNNGADNELADSYFKEEYEEFLMKTKIMGTAETPFYDVFVCTADESDIIDATMLSIVAREALGVRDISACFAIGRISENRVQISARSNGTINCQILMEKLKGGGHFSSAATQLENVSIAEAKKQLLHVLDSYLASARTDEDSQNKGK from the coding sequence ATGAATAAATTATTGAAAAAAAGCTGCTTGGTAAATGCGGTAATTAATCTTATCGAACTTCTAGGTATTGGTATTGTACTTTTTTTTGCTAAATGGTTATATCCTGATTTTGAATACTATTATTTTGTATTTATGGGAATTTGCATTTTGTTCTTAATCATTCAAGGCATATTCTTTATTACTTATAATAATAAAGTAAGAATTTTGAAAAAAAGGACAGATCAAAAAATAGCTGATATTTTGGGAAATGATATTCAAGAAGCTTATTACTTTGGTGAAATAGGTATTCTTATAACTGATGAATCAAATACGATTATTTGGGGAAGTGATTTTTTGGAAGATAGAAATATTAGCTATATTGATCAGAAAATAACCGATGCATTTCCTGCATTGAGACAATATATTCTTTACCCAGAAAAAGAAGAGAATATTAGCGTAAAAGTTTCCTGTCAAAATTATATTTATGAAGTGAAGATAATTCGTGAATTAAATTTGTACATTTTTAAAGATGTTACAAAATATGAATCATTATTAGAATATTCAGATAGTCAATATCCTGTTATTGGACAATTAGTTATCGACAATTATTCTGATGTTAATTCTGATGATATTAGCGATATGATAGCTTCGATACGAAAAATGATAGTTTCTTATTTTACAGAAAAGCAAGTTCTTATTCGCAGTTTAAAAGAAGATACTTATTTATTAGTATGTTCTAAAAAGAATTATCAAGAGATGTATAAAGATAAATTTTCTATTGTTGACAAAGTTAGAAATGCTTATGAAGATGGTTATACTTTATCATTAGGAATTGCATACGGCTTTCCTGATTATTCCCGTTTAATGGAATTAGCTTCATCAGCATTAGATGTTGCCTTAAGCCGTGGAGGAGACCAAGTAGTTATTTCTCCGTTTTCACAAAATCTTGAATTTATCGGTGGCAAAACTGAATCGAGAGTTTCTAGAAATCGCGTTAAATTGAGAACGATTAGTCAGTCTTTGACAGCTTTGATAAGTAAGGCTAGTAATATTCTTATTATGGGACATACTAATGCTGATTTCGATGCCATAGGAGCTTGTTTAGGCATTCATGCTATGGCTAAGGCTATGAATGTTGATGCTCGTATTATATTTGAAGAACAATTTATTGAAAAAAAAGCTAAAAGAGCTGTTAGAAACTTATTTAAGGATCAACAAGAATTTTCAAATATTTTTGTTACTTTTAAAAAGGCAAGTGAATTTTATACAGAAGATACCTTAGTAATTATTGTTGATTGTAATAACCCTAAAATTTTATTGTATCCCGATATAATTGAACCACGAACTAGAGTGGCAATTATCGACCACCATCGTCGTTCAGAAAACTTTTTACCAAATGTTATTTTTAATTCAATCGATACATCTGCTTCATCATCCTGTGAATTAATTACCGAATATATTGCTTATAACCATCAGAAAATTGAGCTTGATCCTCGTTATGCTACTATGATGCTTTGCGGTATTTTACTCGATACAAATCATTATAGATTGCATATTAGTTCTGCTACTTATGAAGCTTCATCTTTTTTGAAAAATAATGGGGCGGATAATGAATTAGCTGATAGTTATTTCAAAGAGGAATATGAAGAATTTTTGATGAAAACTAAAATTATGGGAACAGCTGAAACTCCTTTTTATGATGTCTTTGTTTGTACTGCGGATGAATCAGACATAATTGATGCTACCATGCTTTCTATTGTAGCTAGAGAAGCTTTAGGAGTTCGCGATATCAGCGCTTGTTTTGCTATAGGAAGAATAAGTGAAAATCGTGTTCAAATTTCAGCCCGTAGCAATGGAACGATAAATTGTCAAATTCTTATGGAAAAATTAAAAGGTGGTGGACATTTTTCTTCTGCTGCTACTCAACTTGAAAATGTCAGTATTGCTGAAGCAAAAAAACAATTGCTACACGTATTAGATAGTTATTTAGCTTCGGCAAGAACAGATGAAGATTCACAAAATAAAGGCAAATAG